The DNA region attgattttgattCCCAATTTGCATCCGTGTCAAGTGTTATATTTCCCCAATGAGATCAAATTCTTGGGGTTCTCCtcgaatttaattaattaaactcaCTTCTTTTATTGCACTTAAATTCGCGCCCCATTTGGGGCTTTTCCCAATGGTCCCTAACAATTTTGATCTGGCTGGACCAACCCAAGCTCTCATTGGGTGAATTCAATTAAGCATTCAAGATCTGGTTGTTTTGTGTTCAAttgtttaatttattatgatCAGAACTTTATATATTAGGCTAACATCCAAAAATGCTTCTCATGCACCTCCTGTCCTTACATATACgtaatatatgttatatatatatatgtacatgtgtACCCACAACTTCTCTAGCTCGGAGGTTGACACCGCGCCTATTTCCGTTTCTATATATCTCATTTTTGAAATTGCCACCGATCGAGATAAAATGAAAGATTGAATTCCTcatacaattatatatatttaagaaagattttatttgattGGGGTTTTTTAATAGCGAGGAGGATATAACATGCCCCCTGGGACAAAAAGCATTTGATATGTAGATAATTGTGTAAGTTTTAGTATTCGTAATGTAATGTATCATGCATGCGTGTCTTCATCGATCATGGGATGAACGAGAAGTGGGAACTTCCCTTTATATAGATAATAACAAGAacttaattacttaaaaaaaaaagaatagaaaacATTATGTttaatgtaaattttatataaaattgggGCTCTATATGCATGTTTCGGCCTAATTTGGCAGGACCTATGTCTTGACTGCCTCGACTAGGTTTTATTAACCATATAATCCTTTTCGGGAGGAGaaaacattaatttttatCGGTAAGTAATGTTTCATGGCTTAGATGTAATTAGTACGACAAAGAATATGCGGTTTTGTTCAATAACGTTCATCATTTCTATAATACGAAGATACCAAGTTTTTAAATTACGATCAAGTGCCTCATCAGTACCCTAACCCATATATCTTTCAAATCTTAACTATTTTCgagattaattatttttctgagTTTACAAGAAAAAATTCTCTAAATTTTGTCGAGCAAGGGAAAGATTCCTTTAGTCGAAGTTAGAGCAAAGGATTGCAACGTATAAATTACATAGAAATTACATACGCAGGATGAAATGTTTGAGCATGTTCATGACTAACTCATTGATTATCTATGCCCATATGTACATCAATTATGAATAAACTTTTGTTTTGcatgtatataattaatataaaaatatatattatgtagaaTAAATTTGTACTCAAACTACGTGGGGCTGGCCATATTGTTTATGGACATCACCATCAATATAGTAACTGATAAGCATTAGTCCTCCGTCTCAATAATTACATTAgtgaatttaataaaatatgttaATAGTTCACCTCAACTACTATGATGTGGGAGTTGGAGTATGATTCACTACTTAATTTGTTTTTCCGACACGtcttttcgaaaaattaattactccCATCTACGTGATAACGAAGAAATATAATCTTGAAtggtaataataatataataatcaaAGGCATAAGTATTATCATAGAAATGTAGTCggattaaaaaatatagatataacCATAATCATTCAGTCTTAAGTACATAATATCTGTATATTAGTtcttgcaaatatatatatatatatatatatattgttttgaATTACAGTGAGTTTGATTTTGCAATAGAATCTTATTAAGGGATTACTTTGTGTCCTCATCATTTGATGAAAATGTTGACTGTTTGAAGATAATTATTAGTGATTAATTATAAGATTGCTTTTCATATTCAAGAAATTCATATTGATTAATGATGGCCCTGTAACACTGCAGACGAATCAAAGTATACACCACTATTGGGAAATAAAGAACATAGAAATATTAGTATAAAAAGAAATCACTAATTCTATTAAAGTGCTAAAGAATTAATTACGACCAGATTAATATTATATGgttaattttttgttattattcggaatcattcagttgtatatataaaaacaGGTAAATGGTCGTATCCAGGTCAATTTTATTAAGCCAGTATCCCTTGTTTCCATCTGATTtattatatacacatatatagccCATTCCCACtgaaatatacaaaaaaattgaaaaaatttgatTCTTCATGATCTGCAAACAAAGAGAGCTTAGTATATACAACTGATGGACAGAGGGGATCTTCCTACTTCGAGCATTTTTGCAAATAAAGGAATTTCAAGtctaataaataaagaaaccAAGGAATTTTGCGAGTTCTTGTCCATTTGGTAGAAAGAAACACAAGCATGCTAACAAACTAAACATCCGATCATATTCTTATAACTAGTCATCATAGCAATTAACGAAGCGCTTGATTTTAAGAATTCAAAACTCGGTATCGATATTGACCCGGCAAAGGAAACCTTAAAATAGAGCAGCATTATATAATCTTATAATCACCAAGAGTACTAAAGCGCGATGTGTGATTCCCATCGGCAAAAGAGTGTTTAAGCACTTTCACTTATCTAACTTTATAATTTCCTagtagaaattaattaatccgGCTTATATAAGATAAATGAAAGTTGAGATATAGTTATCTCTAGCTTACTGCTTACCCAATGAGGGTTGGATACACATACATGGAAAAACGTAAAGCATAAGACTGTGAAGATAAAGATTATAATACTTAAGAAAGGGGTTAAGTTCAGTAGAATTCACTTAGAAtgagagaatatatatgtgtttgattttcactaataaaattatgttATTAACTTTCCTTCTCCTATCTTTTATTATGTATGTTACAAGTCATCCACAAATCAGTCATATATATACCACTAAATTCAGCTGGGGCCATTCTAAGCAATCGAGTCATAAGATAAACCTCATCGACTTGCTCATGGATATTTCACTGAACCACCTTTATCTAGCAACATTGTCATTTGTCCTCGGCCGAGTCTAAATAACTAAAATGTGAATGAATACAGAGATAGTTCGAAAACTCTTTTCTTTAAGTAAAAGTTTCAACTTTGTGTTTTGTGAACatagaaaattcatgattcaGGGGAGTTCCATTTATAATGGATTAACACAATCATTTGAACCTAACTAGATTAGTTGAGATTCATTAAATTCTCAGATACTATATGATACAATCCAAAACAAATGCATCCTACGCACATACGAATACTGTCGTATGGCCGAATCATATCAAGCAAGAAGTTCTACATGCACATTACGCGCAATTTATCATATTTACATCTTCGATACAGTTTATACGTACATTCCTAAAGGAGTTGGACTGAATctacataataaattttcactaTTTATATTCTTGTAATAAgatacaaaagaaaaggaaattcatCAAGTAATTCCTAATATACATCTCATTCTCATGATGTGGCCTCTCCATCTTCCTTCCCCTATCTTATGTCACTTCCCCTCCCCCCACACTGCTCACTTTCCCTCTgtaacctctctctctctctctctctctctctctctctctctccccctccccctccttCCTTCCATCACTTCTTCTGCTCACTCTCAGCAGTCAGCATCTACTCTTCTCATCggcatctctctctctgtgacATCTCCTTTGACTTGTTCATGAAATCTCCGGTGAACCCACCTCACGCTTAAATCCCTCCGGCCGCTAATACGACGACAGATATATAATCCGGTCAAAGAGACCAGCCGCCCCCTGATGGGCCCCTTCGATACTGCCGCCACCAGcggctcctcctcctcctccgctgGCGCCGGCaagcctcctcctcctcctcctcctccccatCTACAGACTGAGCTCGATGGCCTCCTCGTCGGCGCCGGCTACAAGGTCCGCAACTCCGACCTCCGCCACGTCGCCCAGCGCCTGGAGCGCCTCGAGTCCGCCATGGTCAGCTCCCCCTCCCACGTCTCCCACCTCGCCTCTGACGCCGTCCACTATAATCCCGCCGACCTCGTCTCCTGGGTCGACTCCCTCCTCTCCGAGCTGTCTCACCACCCgtcgtcctcctcctcctgctcCTCCTCCCGCTCCCTCCCCGGCCCGTCGTCGGATCTCCCCGACCTCGACGACCTCATAGCCAGCCCCGGCGCCACCGCCCCCTGGCTCCACCCAGAGATGCCCCGTCAGCACGAGCCCCAGCAGCAGTTGATGACAGTGGTGACGGCCATGGAGGAGGACTCCGGGATACGGCTCGTCCACGCGCTGATGACGTGCGCTGACTCGGTCCAACGTGGCGACTTCCAGTTGGCTCGGACCTTGATAGATCAAATGAACGCCCTCCTCACACGTGTCAACACGGGATGCGGGATCGGCAAGGTCGCCGGGTACTTCGTCGACGCGCTCAGCCGCCGCATCCTCGGCGTGGGCTCGGCCCACGCACCCGCCCACGAGAACGAGATCCTCTACCACCATTTTTACGAGGCCTGCCCCTACCTCAAGTTCGCACACTTCACGGCCAACCAGGCCATTCTCGAGGCCTTCGAGGGCCACGACTGCGTCCACGTGATCGACTTCAGCCTCATGCACGGCCTCCAGTGGCCTGCTTTGATCCAGGCATTGGCCCTCCGCCCTGGTGGGCCACCATTGCTCCGCCTCACTGGGATTGGCCCGCCGTCCCCGGATGGTCGCGACACTCTCCGGGAGATTGGGCTCCGTCTTGCTGAGCTGGCCCAGTCCGTCAATGTCCGCTTCGCTTTCAGGGGTGTGGCAGCATCCCGGCTTGAGGACGTGAAGCCGTGGATGCTCCAGGTGGGCTCTAATGAGGCGGTGGCCATCAACTCAATTATGCAGCTGCACAAGCTCCTCGGTCCCGACCTGGCacggaattcccagaattccCCCATCGAAGCGGTTCTCTCATGGATCCAGGGGTTCAACCCGAAGATCATGACCCTTGTCGAGCAAGAAGCGAACCACAACCAGTCGGGTTCCTGGACCGTTTCACTGATGACGTGCGCTGACTCGGTCCAACGTGGCGACTTCCAGTTGGCTCGGACCTTGATAGATCAAATGAACGCCCTCCTCACACGTGTCAACACGGGATGCGGGATCGGCAAGGTCGCCGGGTACTTCGTCGACGCGCTCAGCCGCCGCATCCTCGGCGTGGGCTCGGCCCACGCACCCGCCCACGAGAACGAGATCCTCTACCACCATTTTTACGAGGCCTGCCCCTACCTCAAGTTCGCACACTTCACGGCCAACCAGGCCATTCTCGAGGCCTTCGAGGGCCACGACTGCGTCCACGTGATCGACTTCAGCCTCATGCACGGCCTCCAGTGGCCTGCTTTGATCCAGGCATTGGCCCTCCGCCCTGGTGGGCCACCATTGCTCCGCCTCACTGGGATTGGCCCGCCGTCCCCGGATGGTCGCGACACTCTCCGGGAGATTGGGCTCCGTCTTGCTGAGCTGGCCCAGTCCG from Punica granatum isolate Tunisia-2019 chromosome 3, ASM765513v2, whole genome shotgun sequence includes:
- the LOC116200713 gene encoding DELLA protein GAI-like, encoding MGPFDTAATSGSSSSSAGAGKPPPPPPPPHLQTELDGLLVGAGYKVRNSDLRHVAQRLERLESAMVSSPSHVSHLASDAVHYNPADLVSWVDSLLSELSHHPSSSSSCSSSRSLPGPSSDLPDLDDLIASPGATAPWLHPEMPRQHEPQQQLMTVVTAMEEDSGIRLVHALMTCADSVQRGDFQLARTLIDQMNALLTRVNTGCGIGKVAGYFVDALSRRILGVGSAHAPAHENEILYHHFYEACPYLKFAHFTANQAILEAFEGHDCVHVIDFSLMHGLQWPALIQALALRPGGPPLLRLTGIGPPSPDGRDTLREIGLRLAELAQSVNVRFAFRGVAASRLEDVKPWMLQVGSNEAVAINSIMQLHKLLGPDLARNSQNSPIEAVLSWIQGFNPKIMTLVEQEANHNQSGSWTVSLMTCADSVQRGDFQLARTLIDQMNALLTRVNTGCGIGKVAGYFVDALSRRILGVGSAHAPAHENEILYHHFYEACPYLKFAHFTANQAILEAFEGHDCVHVIDFSLMHGLQWPALIQALALRPGGPPLLRLTGIGPPSPDGRDTLREIGLRLAELAQSVNVRFAFRGVAASRLEDVKPWMLQVGSNEAVAINSIMQLHKLLGPDLARNSQNSPIEAVLSWIQGFNPKIMTLVEQEANHNQLGFLDRFTEALYYYSTMFDSLEAACPIQPDKALAEMYLQREICNIVCCEGAARVERHEPLTQWRDRLGQAGFRPLHLGSNAFKQASMLLTLFSAEGYNVEETEGCLTLGWHSRPLIAASAWQASPAIVGPEMEANNDRNNND